The following are encoded together in the Ezakiella massiliensis genome:
- the mnmA gene encoding tRNA 2-thiouridine(34) synthase MnmA → MKKVIVGLSGGVDSAVAALLLKEQGYDVSGIFMKNWEDDDENCTAEIDYKDAVKVAEKIDIPYYSVNFEKEYKDRVFSYFLDEYAKGRTPNPDIMCNKEIKFKAFLDYALKLGADYVATGHYARIGRDEKGNALLLRGVDTNKDQSYFLSALSNDQIKDVLFPVGELTKKEVRSIAHEYDLPNADRKDSTGICFIGERNFDEFLSQFLKPNPGNIVTTDGKVMGHHSGLMFHTIGQRKGLGIGGPGEPWFVCGKNIKTNELIICQGEDNPLLFSNRLIASGFSSPVKDFEKIDRDCVAKFRYRQKDNPCHVHFLDNDKIEITYDHVKSVTPGQQAVLYDGDVCIGSAVIDEVYRDDLRLQL, encoded by the coding sequence ATGAAAAAAGTAATAGTGGGCCTATCGGGAGGCGTTGACTCAGCGGTAGCTGCCCTACTTTTAAAAGAACAAGGCTATGATGTTAGCGGAATATTTATGAAAAACTGGGAGGACGACGACGAAAATTGCACAGCCGAAATCGATTACAAGGACGCCGTAAAAGTTGCAGAAAAAATTGACATCCCATATTATTCTGTAAATTTTGAAAAAGAATACAAGGACAGAGTCTTCTCGTATTTTCTTGACGAATATGCCAAGGGTCGCACTCCAAATCCAGACATCATGTGCAACAAGGAAATAAAATTCAAGGCCTTTTTAGACTACGCCTTAAAGCTCGGCGCAGACTATGTGGCAACCGGCCACTACGCTCGTATCGGCAGGGACGAAAAGGGTAACGCCCTCCTTTTACGCGGCGTGGATACAAATAAGGACCAATCGTATTTTTTATCTGCACTTTCAAACGACCAGATCAAAGACGTCCTCTTTCCAGTGGGCGAGCTGACAAAAAAAGAAGTGCGCTCCATTGCCCACGAATACGATTTGCCAAACGCCGATCGCAAGGACTCGACTGGCATTTGCTTTATAGGCGAAAGAAATTTCGACGAATTTTTATCGCAATTTCTAAAGCCCAATCCTGGCAATATCGTCACGACCGACGGCAAAGTTATGGGCCACCACTCTGGACTTATGTTTCACACAATCGGCCAAAGAAAAGGCCTGGGCATTGGCGGACCTGGTGAGCCATGGTTTGTCTGCGGCAAAAATATTAAGACCAATGAACTTATAATTTGCCAAGGCGAAGACAATCCGCTTTTATTTTCCAATCGACTAATCGCATCTGGCTTTTCAAGTCCAGTCAAAGATTTTGAGAAAATCGACCGAGACTGCGTGGCAAAATTTCGTTACCGTCAAAAGGACAACCCCTGCCATGTGCATTTCCTCGATAATGATAAAATCGAAATCACCTACGACCATGTAAAGAGCGTG